The following are encoded in a window of Methanococcoides sp. LMO-2 genomic DNA:
- the eif1A gene encoding translation initiation factor eIF-1A has protein sequence MYKKNSGNNNAAPQQVTRVRTPRKENGEILATVENLLGANRLRLRCMDGVVRMGRIPGSMKKRTWIREGDIVIAVPWDFQDTKADVIWKYTRPQVNWLERKGFLKG, from the coding sequence CTGTACAAAAAGAACTCCGGTAACAACAATGCTGCACCTCAGCAGGTAACACGTGTAAGAACACCACGAAAAGAGAACGGAGAAATCCTTGCAACCGTAGAGAACCTTCTGGGTGCAAACCGACTAAGACTGCGGTGCATGGATGGTGTGGTCCGCATGGGACGCATTCCCGGATCTATGAAAAAGAGAACATGGATACGCGAAGGTGACATTGTTATTGCAGTACCATGGGATTTCCAGGATACAAAAGCAGATGTCATCTGGAAATATACCCGCCCACAGGTAAACTGGCTTGAACGCAAAGGTTTCCTCAAAGGATAA
- a CDS encoding serine protein kinase RIO yields MKKKLEGKIKRLDNDVDKLRVRRKDSDTLKVIENVFDNATLKALYTLSNKGIVEALGGSISTGKEANVFLASGENEKDIAVKIYRISSSTFRSMEDYILGDPRFSNVRHNKRDIIFAWTRKEFRNLMRAKAAGIRVPEPIITERNILIMEFMGENGNPYPLLKETKLDEEEGQKIFETIVEDMHKLYKEASLVHGDLSEYNILIDPEDITPIIIDMGQSVTLEHPRADQFLRRDIENLLRYFKRYKIDASPQSIYERIKRTEPDN; encoded by the coding sequence ATGAAAAAAAAACTAGAAGGCAAAATAAAGCGTCTTGACAATGATGTCGATAAATTACGTGTTCGACGCAAAGACAGCGATACGCTCAAAGTGATCGAGAATGTATTTGATAATGCCACTTTAAAAGCACTCTATACTCTCTCAAACAAGGGGATTGTAGAAGCCCTGGGCGGGTCCATCAGTACAGGAAAGGAAGCAAACGTGTTCCTCGCCAGTGGCGAAAACGAAAAGGATATCGCAGTAAAGATCTACAGGATATCTTCAAGCACTTTCAGATCAATGGAAGATTACATCCTCGGAGATCCGCGTTTTAGTAACGTACGCCACAACAAAAGGGACATAATCTTTGCATGGACAAGAAAAGAGTTCAGAAACCTTATGCGTGCAAAGGCCGCCGGGATCCGCGTACCAGAACCCATTATAACTGAAAGGAACATCCTGATAATGGAATTCATGGGCGAGAATGGAAATCCTTACCCCCTGCTCAAAGAAACAAAACTGGATGAGGAAGAAGGACAGAAAATCTTCGAAACAATAGTAGAAGACATGCATAAGCTTTACAAAGAAGCAAGCCTCGTCCATGGTGACCTGAGCGAATACAACATACTTATCGATCCAGAAGACATAACACCCATTATTATCGATATGGGACAATCTGTGACTCTGGAGCACCCGCGCGCAGACCAGTTCCTGAGGCGAGACATAGAGAACCTGCTCAGGTACTTTAAGCGATACAAGATCGATGCGTCACCTCAAAGCATCTACGAGCGGATAAAAAGAACAGAACCTGATAAC